The sequence AATCGAGATTTATACTCGGTGAGTACAGCAACTTCGTCGCGGCTGCGCTCCAACTGCCGCGCCATGGACGCTTGCTCAGCCTGCACACGGGTAAGGGTTAAGTCTTTTTGATGAAGAACCACTAAAGAACTCTGCTCTTGCGCTACCACTGTGGCCTGAAGCTCGGCTACACGCTGATCAAAGCGTTTTTTATCGCGTTGTCGCCCCACGTTTGCCAAGGCCCACCCTGCCGATGCCATTAACACACTTCCGAATGCGAAGGGCAATAAATAGTAATTTTCAAAAAATGACAATAATTCAAACATAGTGTTTTCTGTATCGAGTGGAAAAGCTTTGCTATTATCCTTTGGCCTTTTCTAATGGTAAAGCCGGACAATAATTATTGTGCAACGAACACCCACTATTCTTATATTCGACTCTGGCGCTGGCGGCTTGAGTATCGCAAGGGAAATCCAAATACGTTACCCCTATTGCGACCTCGTTTACGTGGCCGACAATGCACTGTTTCCATACGGCTTAATGGACGATAGCCACCTCATTGACCGCGTAGTGCAGTTGATGGGAAGCCTTATTGCGCGCTATAAGCCAGACATTACGGTAATCGCTTGCAACACCGCAAGTACAATTGCACTAGCCCCTCTTAGAAAGCGTTTTAAGCAAATTTTTGTTGGCGTGGTTCCCGCCGTAAAGCCGGCCGCGGAAACGTCATCTAGTAGCGTTATAGGGCTATTAGCGACGCCAGCGACGGTAGACCGTGAGTATACAAACACTCTAATCACTAAGTTTGCAGCGCACTGCCATGTGTATACGCTCGGTAGCAGCCAACTCGTACACTATGCAGAGGCGCAAATTTGTGGCAATCCCGTCGATGACGATAAGCTATCTGACGAGCTGGTGCGATTAACAGGGCAGGATCACTCTGGCACTATGGATAAAATTGTGCTCGCCTGCACTCACTTCCCTTTGCTTAAAGAGCGCTTTACCAGCCTTGGTCACTTCCGCAAAATAGATTGGATTGATTCTGGAGAAGCTATAGCACGGAGAGTTGGTCATCATTTAGCGGATATACCGCATAACGCTCAATCGTCCTCCCCCGCTAAGCTCAATTTTGTGTTTACTTCATCAACAACCAGCACCGAAACTAAAAACGCCTACCGTCGCTATTTAGTCACATCGATAGAAAGCGGGTCTCCGTAGCTTCAACCAGTAAAATTTCATTCCGCAAACATTTTATAGAAGGCGAAAAAAAAGCTTCGAAACTCCAAACGAAGTAACGAAGCTTTTTAAGAGCGCGAAACGCTCTAGTGTATTTCTATTTCTGCTCCAGCAATAACGTTTGCCTGGAAAGCACCGCCTTCATAGCGACTATTCTCTGTCGTTAACTGGGATGCCAAACCGGTAATATCTAGCGCATCCAAATCAGCAATAGAGCCTGGTTTCTTGGAGGTGATACCAACAACTCTCATGC is a genomic window of Teredinibacter purpureus containing:
- the murI gene encoding glutamate racemase, which translates into the protein MQRTPTILIFDSGAGGLSIAREIQIRYPYCDLVYVADNALFPYGLMDDSHLIDRVVQLMGSLIARYKPDITVIACNTASTIALAPLRKRFKQIFVGVVPAVKPAAETSSSSVIGLLATPATVDREYTNTLITKFAAHCHVYTLGSSQLVHYAEAQICGNPVDDDKLSDELVRLTGQDHSGTMDKIVLACTHFPLLKERFTSLGHFRKIDWIDSGEAIARRVGHHLADIPHNAQSSSPAKLNFVFTSSTTSTETKNAYRRYLVTSIESGSP